A portion of the Leptospira noumeaensis genome contains these proteins:
- a CDS encoding U32 family peptidase C-terminal domain-containing protein translates to MSQIRKIPELLLPAGNLDKLEIAYMFGADAAYCGVPRFSLRARENDFTMEALEKGVTLARELGKKIYFTVNNIPRNSKLPSYPKYLDQMAALKPDAFIMADPGLILMTKEAHPEIDIHISVQANTMNYAAVRFWKQFGATRVILSREVSISEIAEIKNQVPDMEIEVFVHGSICIAHSGRCFMSNYFKKRDANQGSCNNACRDLYKVFVTNPKQNEEPMELITDDEGTFLMNSKDLRAIEFLQELCDAGVDSVKVEGRTKNDYYVGMVARSYRHTLDRISRGESFDRKWLEELDKVSSRKYFSGFLTRGMEDRIPEEEREFQNNEFGTSLFMSQKYAGLVKEYKSDTKRIVIEVKNKIQKGDVMEVITAVDSNPLTFTVDQIFYKQNLVEVISGGMGTVELGIPFAIPSRSFLSKKL, encoded by the coding sequence ATGTCCCAAATTAGAAAAATTCCAGAATTGTTATTACCCGCTGGTAACTTAGATAAATTAGAAATCGCTTATATGTTTGGTGCGGACGCAGCTTATTGTGGTGTTCCTAGGTTTTCACTTCGAGCAAGAGAAAATGATTTTACGATGGAAGCTCTGGAAAAGGGAGTTACACTTGCAAGAGAACTCGGTAAAAAAATTTATTTTACCGTAAATAACATTCCGAGGAATTCGAAACTACCTTCATATCCTAAATATTTAGATCAGATGGCCGCATTAAAACCAGATGCTTTTATTATGGCAGATCCTGGATTGATTTTAATGACCAAAGAAGCACATCCGGAAATAGACATCCATATCTCTGTCCAAGCGAACACTATGAACTATGCTGCCGTCAGATTTTGGAAACAATTCGGAGCCACTCGTGTCATTTTATCTCGTGAAGTATCTATCTCTGAAATTGCCGAAATTAAAAATCAAGTTCCCGATATGGAAATTGAAGTTTTTGTTCATGGATCCATTTGTATTGCTCACAGCGGTCGTTGTTTTATGAGTAATTATTTTAAAAAACGAGATGCTAACCAAGGATCTTGTAACAATGCCTGTCGAGATTTGTATAAGGTATTTGTCACCAACCCTAAACAAAATGAGGAACCAATGGAACTCATCACAGATGATGAGGGAACTTTTTTAATGAATTCGAAAGACCTTCGTGCCATTGAGTTTTTGCAAGAGTTATGTGATGCAGGAGTTGATTCTGTCAAAGTAGAGGGTCGTACTAAAAATGATTATTATGTAGGAATGGTGGCCCGTAGTTATAGACATACATTGGATCGTATATCGCGAGGTGAAAGTTTTGATCGCAAGTGGTTGGAGGAACTAGACAAAGTATCTTCTCGAAAATACTTCTCTGGTTTTTTAACTCGAGGAATGGAAGATCGCATTCCAGAAGAAGAAAGAGAATTTCAAAACAATGAATTTGGAACTAGTCTTTTTATGAGCCAAAAGTATGCGGGACTTGTAAAAGAATATAAATCTGATACAAAACGGATTGTCATTGAAGTCAAAAACAAAATCCAAAAAGGGGATGTCATGGAAGTCATCACTGCCGTAGATTCCAATCCCTTAACCTTCACAGTAGACCAAATCTTTTATAAACAAAACCTTGTGGAGGTCATCAGCGGGGGGATGGGAACCGTTGAGTTGGGAATTCCTTTTGCCATCCCTTCACGGTCATTTTTAAGTAAAAAACTGTAA
- a CDS encoding DUF4349 domain-containing protein, with amino-acid sequence MKNRIKIIFLVLFVIFLNCGKEANEESVATVESAKMSSDMPLEKKVAPSAPRAEVISETEPTPNQLGQVFVPIQNTTERLLEYQVQLNYQTPDLIKTRKDLLSFITKYGFIESSSAVNMDSPYMNLRVHIKSEKLYEALIELDTYGVLLSEDISTVDHTEGMVWQKIKSNREKLRLVRRTNANNQTSANSKNWEAIEEAITDSENNLDNSEHEIWKIKDKVKWATLSINFTTPIPADRIQVPVYKNAFIGILNLFLELTYYFIWILPLVIVFGILYFPLKKIYQHFKK; translated from the coding sequence GTGAAAAACCGTATAAAGATTATTTTCCTCGTTTTGTTTGTAATTTTCCTAAATTGTGGCAAAGAAGCTAACGAGGAATCGGTGGCAACTGTAGAATCGGCAAAGATGTCCTCAGACATGCCGTTGGAAAAAAAAGTAGCACCAAGTGCTCCCAGAGCAGAAGTAATTTCTGAGACAGAACCCACTCCCAACCAATTGGGACAAGTATTTGTACCGATTCAAAATACTACGGAACGACTTCTCGAATACCAAGTTCAATTGAATTACCAAACGCCGGATTTAATCAAAACACGTAAGGATCTACTTAGTTTTATTACCAAATATGGTTTTATTGAAAGTAGTTCGGCGGTCAATATGGACTCTCCTTATATGAACCTTCGCGTACATATAAAATCTGAGAAATTATATGAAGCCTTGATAGAGTTGGATACTTATGGAGTTTTATTAAGTGAAGACATCTCCACTGTGGATCATACAGAAGGAATGGTTTGGCAAAAGATCAAATCAAATCGTGAAAAACTTCGTTTGGTAAGACGGACAAATGCAAACAACCAAACTTCAGCCAATTCGAAAAACTGGGAAGCAATCGAAGAAGCCATTACCGATAGTGAAAACAATTTAGATAATTCGGAACATGAGATATGGAAAATCAAAGATAAAGTAAAATGGGCTACTCTTAGTATCAATTTTACAACTCCTATCCCTGCGGATCGCATCCAAGTTCCTGTTTATAAAAATGCTTTCATTGGAATTCTGAATTTATTTTTAGAACTCACATATTATTTTATATGGATTTTACCATTAGTGATCGTTTTTGGGATTCTATACTTTCCTTTGAAAAAGATTTACCAACATTTTAAAAAATAA
- a CDS encoding gamma-glutamyltransferase family protein — protein sequence MMQFLKNFLLLFFFVFLFQCLGSRRPIIPSYVDPQGSLRDVSLGKKYMVSTGNPLATKAAIKVLEDGGNAIDAAVAALLVLNVTNGEAASFPSVAPTLVYDQKSGQVKSYIGAGTAPGKANIEWFKKQGYDVMPKNSILTQLVPASPDVIVRLLQEHGTKSFSELVSPAIIVAEEGFPANRILVKNLDLPLYKRLGFTVIMPYNSEVYLEKKWWYGIREGELTKRQDLAKTWRSMALEESENLKKGKSRNQALESVRDYFYKGPIADAIVKLHSDKGGLFTKEDLAGYVGGWEKPVSGEFGEYKILSNQTWTQGPVVPMVLQLLDGVDLKSMGHNSPEYIHTVSQAIELVVADRERYFGDPKFIDVPIDGLLSKKYAILRRKLLQKDAFGQTPPAGNPWVFSSKKPSIFPFPPNDLKDQEIDEIKYGKDTTYLSIIDSKGNAVSLTPSDFPQSPMVPGTGLTLGIRMTQFRLDPNHPSALAPGKRPRITPNPGMVLKNGKLWMSFGTPGGDVQSQAMVQFFLNVIVFGMDPQKAVEAPRFRSVNWPDSFSPHTYRPGGIELEESLYQTVSDSLTKKGYKVYKKGHLDNDLGSVCAVLNDTKNKRLIGVADPREESWAEGK from the coding sequence ATGATGCAGTTCCTAAAAAATTTCCTTCTTCTATTTTTCTTTGTTTTTTTATTTCAATGTTTAGGTAGTCGTAGGCCTATAATTCCTTCCTATGTTGATCCCCAAGGAAGTTTGCGGGATGTGAGTCTCGGGAAAAAATATATGGTTTCGACGGGAAATCCCCTCGCCACAAAAGCTGCCATCAAGGTTTTAGAAGACGGGGGAAACGCAATTGATGCTGCCGTGGCCGCATTGCTTGTGTTAAATGTGACTAATGGAGAGGCTGCCAGTTTTCCGTCTGTGGCGCCAACGTTAGTTTACGATCAAAAATCAGGACAGGTTAAAAGTTATATAGGGGCCGGAACGGCTCCTGGAAAAGCCAATATCGAATGGTTTAAAAAACAAGGTTATGATGTGATGCCCAAAAACTCCATCCTAACACAACTTGTACCTGCTTCACCAGATGTCATCGTACGACTGTTACAAGAACATGGAACAAAATCTTTTTCCGAATTGGTATCACCTGCCATCATTGTAGCAGAAGAAGGATTTCCTGCCAATCGAATCCTTGTTAAAAATTTAGACTTACCATTGTACAAACGATTGGGTTTTACCGTCATCATGCCTTACAATTCGGAAGTGTATCTAGAAAAAAAATGGTGGTATGGGATTCGGGAAGGGGAATTAACAAAACGACAAGACCTCGCAAAAACTTGGCGTTCTATGGCCCTTGAGGAATCAGAAAACTTAAAAAAAGGAAAATCAAGAAACCAAGCCTTAGAATCGGTAAGAGATTATTTTTATAAAGGGCCAATCGCCGATGCCATTGTAAAACTTCATTCTGATAAAGGTGGTCTTTTTACCAAAGAAGATTTGGCAGGTTATGTGGGAGGTTGGGAAAAACCTGTGAGTGGTGAGTTTGGTGAATATAAAATTTTATCCAACCAAACTTGGACACAAGGCCCTGTAGTTCCAATGGTATTACAGCTATTAGATGGAGTGGACTTGAAGTCTATGGGCCATAACTCTCCTGAATACATTCATACTGTATCACAAGCCATCGAACTTGTTGTTGCTGATCGGGAAAGATACTTCGGAGATCCAAAGTTTATTGATGTTCCTATCGATGGATTGTTATCTAAAAAATATGCAATACTACGCCGAAAACTTTTACAAAAAGATGCGTTTGGCCAAACTCCACCAGCAGGGAACCCTTGGGTTTTTTCTTCTAAAAAACCTTCTATTTTTCCTTTTCCACCTAACGATCTAAAGGATCAGGAAATTGACGAAATCAAATATGGAAAGGACACAACCTATTTGAGTATTATCGATTCCAAAGGAAATGCAGTTTCTCTCACTCCCAGTGATTTTCCGCAATCCCCTATGGTTCCGGGAACGGGACTTACTCTCGGAATTCGAATGACTCAGTTTCGATTGGATCCAAACCATCCTTCTGCACTCGCTCCTGGCAAACGACCACGGATCACTCCCAATCCAGGTATGGTGTTGAAAAATGGAAAGTTATGGATGAGTTTTGGAACTCCTGGTGGTGATGTCCAAAGCCAAGCAATGGTTCAATTTTTTCTAAATGTCATTGTGTTTGGAATGGATCCACAAAAAGCAGTAGAAGCACCTAGGTTTCGTTCGGTGAATTGGCCCGATAGTTTTTCTCCACATACCTATCGCCCAGGTGGAATTGAATTAGAAGAATCTTTGTACCAAACTGTATCTGATTCATTAACAAAAAAAGGATATAAGGTATATAAAAAAGGTCATTTGGATAACGATCTTGGTTCTGTTTGTGCCGTTTTGAATGATACAAAGAACAAACGTTTGATAGGTGTTGCTGATCCTAGAGAAGAATCTTGGGCCGAAGGAAAATAA
- a CDS encoding response regulator, whose product MVKILLIEDEPGIQETIQISLESEGFTILVTSTGKEGIQKVSNDISLIILDIGLPDQNGFEVLKEIRKKYQTPVIFLTARNTEIDKILGLEIGADDYIVKPFSPRELLARIRAILRRTNPSQNLEDHKLRISLDKKLVYFNGQTLNLSPYEYKTIELFFKWPGRIFTREEIMDSVWTEPEDSFDRAVDTVIKNIRARFKEMEPDFDPIETRRGQGYGLKEKI is encoded by the coding sequence ATGGTAAAAATCCTTCTAATAGAAGATGAACCAGGAATTCAGGAAACCATCCAAATTTCATTGGAATCAGAAGGATTTACTATTTTGGTCACTTCCACTGGAAAGGAAGGGATTCAAAAAGTATCGAACGATATTTCACTCATCATACTCGATATTGGTTTACCTGACCAAAATGGATTTGAAGTTTTAAAAGAAATTAGAAAAAAATACCAAACACCTGTTATCTTTTTGACGGCAAGAAATACGGAGATAGATAAAATTCTTGGACTCGAAATTGGTGCAGATGATTATATTGTAAAACCATTTAGTCCGAGGGAACTTTTGGCAAGGATCCGTGCGATTCTGCGAAGGACAAACCCATCACAAAATCTAGAGGATCATAAACTTAGAATTTCGTTGGATAAAAAGTTGGTTTATTTTAATGGGCAAACACTGAATTTATCTCCTTACGAATACAAAACTATCGAATTATTTTTTAAATGGCCTGGTCGAATTTTTACTCGCGAAGAAATTATGGACAGTGTTTGGACAGAACCGGAAGATAGTTTCGACCGCGCAGTGGATACTGTGATTAAAAACATCCGTGCCAGGTTCAAAGAAATGGAACCAGACTTCGACCCAATTGAAACAAGACGGGGACAAGGGTATGGATTAAAGGAAAAAATATGA
- the creC gene encoding two-component system sensor histidine kinase CreC yields MLSIGFYYLIDKTEESIRPRYMETVEESLNDTAHILSAIVEERLEKYPNEYLQLSSSLHSLFSPVFKNTENRSFEAKIYSLLKTNTDIQVYIANTKGIVIFDSESYREGLDYSKFNDVYLTLQGKYGARSSKLVDTEGEGALFVASPIHYKNQIIGVLTVIKPKTGVIPFIEEAKSKFWRISLLVASAIAILFSLLAYLSFRPIRRLSKYVTSLRKRERVHFPKIGIRELNELGKEVDLLVEEIEGKKYIESYVQTLTHEIKSPLSSILASVELLQSHPTESERLTKNIHEESKRIQKLIEQMLELTSLEGKKSISMEDQVLLYDLVNEVITSFQSELQWKSLQVVVVCENKLWEVKGNRNYLFLAIENLVRNSIDFANEKDTITIEIKENSDLRLKLSVLDEGHSIPDYALNRVTEKFYSLPRPNNNRKSSGLGLSIVSQILELHGGKLEIQNRIPNGVEVSLFFQKT; encoded by the coding sequence ATCTTAAGCATTGGTTTTTATTATTTAATCGATAAAACAGAAGAATCCATTCGGCCTCGTTATATGGAAACGGTCGAAGAATCACTAAACGATACAGCTCATATTTTATCTGCCATTGTCGAAGAAAGATTGGAAAAGTATCCAAATGAATATTTACAACTTAGTTCGTCCCTCCATTCTTTATTTTCTCCTGTTTTCAAAAACACAGAAAATCGTTCTTTCGAAGCGAAAATTTATTCACTTCTAAAAACAAATACAGACATCCAAGTATATATCGCTAATACAAAAGGAATTGTGATTTTTGATTCTGAGAGTTATCGAGAAGGACTCGACTATTCAAAGTTTAATGATGTTTATTTAACCCTCCAGGGTAAGTATGGAGCAAGATCCAGTAAACTGGTCGATACCGAGGGAGAAGGAGCACTTTTTGTTGCCTCTCCCATCCATTATAAAAATCAAATCATCGGTGTTCTCACTGTCATCAAACCCAAAACAGGTGTGATTCCCTTCATTGAAGAAGCAAAATCAAAATTTTGGCGGATATCCTTACTCGTTGCCTCTGCCATAGCCATTCTATTTAGTTTGTTAGCCTATTTGAGTTTTCGTCCGATTCGAAGGCTTTCTAAGTATGTTACTTCTTTACGAAAAAGAGAAAGAGTTCACTTCCCAAAAATTGGAATTCGGGAACTCAATGAACTCGGCAAGGAAGTGGATTTACTTGTCGAAGAAATTGAAGGAAAAAAATACATAGAGTCCTATGTACAAACCTTAACCCATGAAATCAAAAGTCCACTTTCTTCCATTTTAGCTTCTGTGGAACTATTACAATCCCATCCAACCGAATCGGAACGTCTTACCAAAAATATCCACGAGGAATCCAAACGAATCCAAAAACTCATTGAACAAATGTTAGAACTCACTTCCCTCGAGGGAAAAAAATCTATCTCAATGGAAGACCAAGTTTTGTTGTATGATTTAGTAAATGAAGTCATCACTAGTTTTCAATCGGAACTCCAATGGAAATCTCTTCAAGTAGTTGTGGTTTGCGAAAATAAACTTTGGGAAGTAAAGGGAAATCGAAATTATTTGTTTTTAGCCATTGAAAATCTAGTTAGAAATTCCATCGACTTTGCGAATGAAAAAGATACAATCACGATAGAAATTAAGGAAAATTCTGATCTTCGTCTAAAACTTTCCGTGTTGGACGAAGGTCATTCGATTCCTGATTATGCACTGAACCGGGTAACAGAAAAGTTCTATTCTTTGCCGAGACCAAATAACAACCGTAAGAGTTCTGGTCTCGGACTTAGTATTGTGAGTCAAATTCTAGAACTACACGGAGGGAAATTAGAGATTCAAAATCGAATTCCAAATGGTGTGGAAGTTTCTCTTTTTTTTCAAAAAACATAG
- the creD gene encoding cell envelope integrity protein CreD, which produces MSKLQTSVNLRLAILGGMVLLFIIPLVMVGSLIEERSASRNQAVLEVGEKWGSNQTIVGPVLMVPYNLRIPKSGSSKEKDKWDYVTDYAYFLPEEMDSLVDMKTELRKRSIYEIPLYTSKVKITGKFSPIFSSDFPIDTTYIYWDDVRLVVSVSDLKGLGGEMKLTLAGKDKKFLPGTRSSYLHSGLNATVSIGEAGNSIPFEIQLEVKGSESFSVIPIGKKSKLMMSSDWKDPSFNGNLLPKDRSVNEEGFSAVWESSYFARSYPQIIHSMNDSILETILNSGYGVSLVIPVDHYLKMERSVKYGLLFIVTSFALFFLMEVFGGVLLHPIQYVLIGSAMVLFYILNLSFSEHLGFLPAYILSSLAVTGLIGYYAINVLKNQKKGLITASYYLVLYSFLYVILASEEQALLLGSLALFMVLAAVMHFTRKVDWYQFGGKNVG; this is translated from the coding sequence ATGAGTAAATTACAAACATCGGTAAATCTTAGGTTGGCCATCCTCGGTGGAATGGTTTTATTATTTATCATCCCTCTTGTTATGGTTGGTTCTTTGATTGAGGAAAGAAGTGCTTCGAGAAACCAAGCGGTTTTGGAAGTGGGAGAAAAATGGGGATCCAACCAAACGATTGTAGGTCCTGTTCTAATGGTTCCTTATAATCTTAGGATTCCAAAATCTGGATCTTCCAAAGAAAAGGACAAATGGGATTATGTAACGGATTACGCCTATTTTTTACCTGAGGAAATGGACTCTTTAGTGGATATGAAAACAGAACTTCGTAAAAGAAGTATCTATGAGATTCCATTATACACGAGTAAGGTGAAAATTACCGGTAAATTTTCTCCTATTTTTTCATCCGACTTTCCTATTGATACCACCTATATTTATTGGGATGATGTTCGGCTCGTTGTTTCCGTTTCTGATCTGAAGGGACTTGGCGGTGAAATGAAATTAACTTTAGCAGGTAAGGATAAAAAGTTTTTACCAGGAACTAGATCTTCTTATTTGCATTCAGGACTGAACGCCACTGTTTCGATCGGAGAAGCAGGAAACTCCATTCCGTTTGAAATTCAATTAGAAGTTAAAGGTTCCGAATCATTTTCCGTGATCCCCATCGGTAAAAAATCTAAACTAATGATGAGTTCCGATTGGAAAGATCCTTCTTTTAACGGAAATCTTTTGCCTAAGGATCGTTCCGTCAATGAGGAAGGATTTTCTGCGGTTTGGGAATCTTCTTATTTTGCAAGATCTTATCCACAAATCATCCATTCCATGAATGATTCCATTTTAGAGACAATATTAAATTCCGGATATGGAGTGAGTCTTGTGATCCCAGTGGATCATTATTTAAAAATGGAAAGGTCAGTAAAATATGGACTTCTTTTCATTGTGACTAGTTTCGCTTTGTTCTTTCTTATGGAAGTGTTTGGCGGAGTTTTATTACATCCCATCCAGTACGTCCTCATTGGAAGTGCCATGGTTTTGTTTTATATTCTCAACTTATCTTTTTCAGAACATTTGGGATTTTTACCGGCATACATTCTTTCGAGTTTGGCAGTGACAGGTCTCATTGGTTATTACGCCATTAATGTATTAAAAAATCAAAAGAAGGGACTCATTACTGCATCTTATTATCTTGTTTTGTATTCTTTTTTGTATGTGATTTTGGCTTCAGAAGAACAAGCCTTACTTCTTGGATCTTTGGCATTGTTTATGGTTCTTGCCGCAGTCATGCACTTCACTCGTAAAGTGGACTGGTATCAGTTTGGAGGAAAAAATGTTGGTTAA
- a CDS encoding TRL domain-containing protein, whose amino-acid sequence MKYLIFAFLSLLLFSNCVTTPFPSYFYSYTTQHLNGDATGAMVTSAKVEKFGKSCSFSGFITYPFFYGSGNSIEEATQHANIKKIAVIDRESLTILPIGIFYRECVIVWGE is encoded by the coding sequence ATGAAATATCTTATTTTTGCTTTTTTAAGTTTATTACTTTTTTCAAACTGCGTAACCACTCCGTTTCCAAGTTATTTTTACTCCTATACCACCCAACATTTGAATGGAGATGCCACGGGAGCTATGGTCACCTCGGCTAAAGTTGAAAAGTTTGGAAAGTCTTGTAGTTTTTCTGGGTTCATCACGTATCCTTTCTTTTATGGTTCGGGAAACTCAATTGAGGAAGCAACCCAACATGCAAATATCAAAAAAATTGCTGTCATCGACAGAGAATCTTTAACTATTTTGCCTATTGGAATTTTCTATCGCGAATGTGTGATTGTTTGGGGAGAATAA
- a CDS encoding TRL-like family protein produces the protein MKTKTIFCIILSAFLLTNCAIGPTHGYIFTSTKFAGTFNPENNVTSTKEATDCQFTVLYLFSYGDAGAGSIAKKNGISKIATIDHSTTSLLTGFYRTYCTIVSGE, from the coding sequence ATGAAAACAAAAACGATATTTTGTATTATCTTAAGTGCATTTCTTCTTACAAATTGTGCGATTGGGCCAACTCACGGTTACATATTTACTTCTACAAAATTTGCAGGTACGTTTAATCCAGAAAATAACGTAACATCAACTAAAGAAGCAACCGACTGCCAATTTACTGTTTTATACCTTTTTAGTTATGGGGATGCAGGGGCTGGATCAATTGCAAAAAAGAATGGAATTAGTAAAATAGCAACCATCGACCATTCTACCACTTCTTTGTTAACAGGTTTTTATCGAACATACTGTACCATTGTGTCAGGAGAATAA
- the lsa14 gene encoding adhesin Lsa14 encodes MKKIIFIVIVFTIILFIQNCSGGSVHSSLVPSANTNPTREYSTPSVFSKGGFFFHKTYVPGPLGINAEAHYEGKSCSHTFLYLVSSGDSSIEAAKRNGNIKKIAYLDYEQIGIAMGVLYHRVCTIIKGS; translated from the coding sequence GTGAAAAAAATCATTTTTATTGTAATCGTATTTACAATCATTCTATTCATTCAAAATTGCAGTGGAGGATCGGTACATTCAAGTTTAGTCCCAAGTGCAAATACAAACCCAACAAGGGAATACTCAACCCCTTCCGTTTTTTCAAAAGGTGGTTTCTTCTTTCACAAAACATACGTTCCTGGGCCACTTGGAATCAATGCAGAAGCCCATTATGAAGGCAAAAGTTGTAGTCATACTTTTTTATATTTAGTTTCCTCTGGTGATTCCTCTATTGAAGCTGCAAAAAGAAATGGGAACATTAAAAAAATTGCATATTTAGATTACGAACAAATTGGTATTGCCATGGGTGTTCTCTACCATCGAGTTTGTACGATTATCAAAGGATCATAA